The Maniola jurtina chromosome 1, ilManJurt1.1, whole genome shotgun sequence genome has a window encoding:
- the LOC123865286 gene encoding BRCA2-interacting transcriptional repressor EMSY isoform X1 has protein sequence MWPILLNMTRDECRRTLRRLELEAYSNMMTVFRAQGELEDNRKKLLEELRAVLHISSDRHNAEARRVSNDELLATIAEQLAGPNTALGWISEGRRRVPLMPRGVAQTMYTELADRAAETAAADNKEIKNRIESEKLIAPKTNEEEMLDAEGQTAEAALHTNEVMDEMLYTPVAMEDHTTKIWETELICRKRKLPESGAIPDEAPPPPIKNMRNIPVNTNQKHLNLSQVYSRFSQPAASKATGHSKHSYNQVSKVSTSKSSQPHAPRAAPKPRAQKQSARAASKAQKKKQEPPPSPDKQYPGSGQLDYSGPPGSFQASYAQSILGGKTTADYSDDMIPKPSPGVAAEAPPDAQAAPAAKQLVARKPCHLIIKKRGDVAADKKVHMSDFKVIQKPSDEIKLVTSRPSVASASPMLRPAGPPGKMVTTKVIGSLPKPRTSVLPPEKMIVVSKASIENRLPNSKIVIASSAITTPSRDSPQIVTSGASSRSIQTSEALTPKGIPATDLKVSAKTFVLNPKSGQKMVVVPAKANKEGQLPLFHFKGIPTGVKLVTVSSQLNTQVTKPTGITGVSKPTIVNAMPSNAKIVGVEPIKTANMADIVPVKGLPTVSSPKITNPIVRPMNAKGNLIVVQKGATLSKTLTFAKNGSDVSKIIMGKNVNKLLQTSKPDQVDGCKAGNVIVLELNNEQTARTTTMSEILESRNTNAPCVAEQDTSCAARRITQDTPVLFEAQITPDTCNTSSLDSSTSLREIEHLEESSLSLMDKNVKDKSSFSKSVEIKDTSSVTDWELDLETSGKSKEVDKLNSLHLDLGMSSDSENEYIVDSHETKIQHLPAQRIQTATPPVDNLDRYSNSSALARTTRTLLSQLQDDGSSSNDSSFAIKAKCTKVKDSEIKLDKSESEALSKARAKLSEKVAEARSQQKRIDVYSTAITTSDINLDSFAYLDESLMAGDDEFAADGKREARAADVLDDQLSRLLGEDSANSADSQPVSETLPLHKNEQ, from the exons ATGTGGCCTATACTTCTTAATATGACACGCGACGAATGTCGACGGACGCTTAGAAGACTCG AATTAGAAGCCTACTCGAATATGATGACTGTGTTCAGAGCACAAGGGGAATTAGAAGACAACAGAAAAAAGTTGCTCGAGGAACTACGCGCCGTTTTACATATAAGCAGCGATCGCCACAATGCTGAAGCGCGTCGCGTCTCTAATGACGAGCTCTTAGCTACCATTGCAGAACA GTTGGCTGGTCCTAACACAGCTCTAGGATGGATCAGCGAGGGGCGCCGGCGCGTGCCGCTCATGCCGCGTGGCGTCGCGCAGACCATGTACACGGAGCTGGCGGATAGAGCCGCCGAGACAGCGGCCGCCGATaacaaagaaatcaaaaatagaATTGAGAGTGAAAAGCTAATCGCTCCAAAGACTAATGAAGAAGAAATGCTGGATGCCGAGGGCCAAACTGCTGAGGCTGCTCTCCATACAAATGAAGTTATGGATGAAATGTTGTATACCCCTGTAGCCATGGAAGATCACACTACAAAA ATTTGGGAAACAGAGTTGATTTGCCGCAAACGAAAATTACCTGAAAGTGGAGCTATACCAGACGAAGCACCACCACCACCAATCAAAAATATGAGAAACATACCTGTTAACACTAATCAAAAGCATCTCAATCTATCACAAGTGTATTCACGCTTCTCTCAGCCGGCAGCGA GTAAGGCGACCGGACACTCAAAACATTCTTACAATCAAGTGAGTAAAGTTTCAACTAGTAAATCGAGTCAGCCGCACGCACCGCGTGCCGCACCCAAGCCGCGCGCGCAAAAACAGAGCGCCCGAGCCGCGTCTAAAGCACAAAAGAAAAAGCAAGAGCCGCCGCCATCGCCCGACAAGCAGTATCCCGGGTCCGGGCAGCTCGACTACTCGGGCCCACCCGGCTCCTTCCAGGCCAGCTACGCGCAGTCAATACTGGGCGGCAAGACGACGGCCGACTACAGCGACGACATGATCCCCAAACCTTCGCCCGGCGTGGCGGCCGAGGCCCCGCCCGACGCGCAGGCCGCGCCCGCCGCCAAGCAGCTCGTCGCCAGAAAGCCTTGCCACCTTATTATCAAAAAGCGTGGTGACGTCGCAGCTGATAAAAAAGTACATATGTCCGATTTCAAAGTCATACAGAAGCCTTCGGACGAAATAAAACTCGTGACGAGTCGACCTTCCGTCGCATCTGCGAGCCCGATGCTGCGACCGGCCGGCCCGCCTGGCAAAATGGTAACCACCAAAGTCATCGGCTCCCTACCGAAACCTCGTACTTCCGTTCTGCCGCCGGAGAAAATGATCGTCGTATCTAAAGCGTCGATAGAAAACAGGTTGCCGAATTCAAAAATTGTAATCGCTTCCTCGGCGATAACCACACCGAGCAGAGACAGCCCGCAGATAGTTACGAGTGGCGCATCCAGTCGAAGCATTCAAACGTCGGAAGCCCTGACCCCGAAAGGTATACCGGCGACCGACCTTAAAGTATCTGCGAAGACTTTCGTTTTGAATCCGAAATCGGGCCAAAAGATGGTAGTGGTGCCGGCAAAAGCCAATAAAGAGGGCCAGCTCCCGCTCTTTCACTTCAAAGGAATACCCACTGGTGTGAAATTGGTAACTGTTAGCTCACAACTCAATACTCAAGTCACAAAGCCGACGGGTATAACTGGTGTATCGAAACCGACTATCGTGAACGCGATGCCTTCAAATGCAAAGATTGTCGGAGTGGAACCTATAAAAACAGCTAATATGGCGGATATCGTACCCGTGAAAGGTCTACCGACGGTCTCTTCTCCTAAAATCACTAACCCTATAGTGAGGCCTATGAACGCGAAAGGTAACCTTATAGTCGTACAGAAAGGCGCTACGCTGAGTAAGACGCTTACGTTCGCTAAAAATGGTAGTGACGTTTCTAAAATAATTATGGGCAAAAATGTGAATAAGCTGTTACAAACGTCGAAACCAGATCAAGTAGACGGGTGCAAGGCGGGAAATGTCATAGTTTTAGAGCTCAATAACGAGCAGACTGCCCGAACCACAACCATGTCCGAGATATTGGAGAGCAGAAACACTAACGCGCCGTGTGTCGCCGAGCAAGATACATCTTGTGCCGCGCGACGGATAACACAGGACACGCCGGTACTGTTCGAGGCACAGATAACTCCCGACACTTGCAACACCAGTAGCTTAGATTCCAGCACGAGTTTGCGAGAAATAGAGCATCTAGAAGAATCTAGTTTAAGCTTAATGGACAAAAATGTTAAGGATAAATCTAGCTTTAGTAAAAGCGTCGAAATAAAAGATACGTCGAGCGTCACCGATTGGGAGCTCGACTTGGAAACGTCCGGGAAAAGTAAAGAAGTTGATAAATTAAACTCATTACATTTAGATCTCGGCATGTCGAGCGATAGTGAAAATGAATACATCGTCGATAGCCATGAGACGAAGATCCAGCACTTGCCTGCTCAGAGGATACAGACTGCTACACCCCCTG tagaTAACCTGGACAGATATAGCAATTCAAGTGCTCTAGCTCGAACcacgaggacacttctcagtcaGCTACAAGACGACGGCTCGTCCAGTAACGATTCGTCGTTTGCCATCAAAGCAAAATGTACTAAAGTAAAGGATAGCGAGATAAAATTGGACAAATCGGAGTCGGAAGCGCTGTCCAAGGCCCGAGCGAAGTTGTCGGAGAAAGTGGCGGAGGCGCGGTCGCAACAGAAGCGGATAGACGTGTACAGCACGGCGATCACGACGTCCGACATCAATCTGGACTCGTTCGCGTATCTCGACGAGAGTCTGATGGCGGGCGACGACGAGTTTGCCGCGGACGGCAAGCGCGAGGCGCGGGCGGCGGACGTGTTGGACGACCAGCTGAGTCGACTGCTGGGCGAGGACTCGGCCAACTCCGCAGACTCGCAACCCGTAAGTGAAACTTTGCCTTTACACAAAAATGAGCAATAA
- the LOC123865286 gene encoding BRCA2-interacting transcriptional repressor EMSY isoform X2: MWPILLNMTRDECRRTLRRLELEAYSNMMTVFRAQGELEDNRKKLLEELRAVLHISSDRHNAEARRVSNDELLATIAEQLAGPNTALGWISEGRRRVPLMPRGVAQTMYTELADRAAETAAADNKEIKNRIESEKLIAPKTNEEEMLDAEGQTAEAALHTNEVMDEMLYTPVAMEDHTTKIWETELICRKRKLPESGAIPDEAPPPPIKNMRNIPVNTNQKHLNLSQVYSRFSQPAASKATGHSKHSYNQVSKVSTSKSSQPHAPRAAPKPRAQKQSARAASKAQKKKQEPPPSPDKQYPGSGQLDYSGPPGSFQASYAQSILGGKTTADYSDDMIPKPSPGVAAEAPPDAQAAPAAKQLVARKPCHLIIKKRGDVAADKKVHMSDFKVIQKPSDEIKLVTSRPSVASASPMLRPAGPPGKMVTTKVIGSLPKPRTSVLPPEKMIVVSKASIENRLPNSKIVIASSAITTPSRDSPQIVTSGASSRSIQTSEALTPKGIPATDLKVSAKTFVLNPKSGQKMVVVPAKANKEGQLPLFHFKGIPTGVKLVTVSSQLNTQVTKPTGITGVSKPTIVNAMPSNAKIVGVEPIKTANMADIVPVKGLPTVSSPKITNPIVRPMNAKGNLIVVQKGATLSKTLTFAKNGSDVSKIIMGKNVNKLLQTSKPDQVDGCKAGNVIVLELNNEQTARTTTMSEILESRNTNAPCVAEQDTSCAARRITQDTPVLFEAQITPDTCNTSSLDSSTSLREIEHLEESSLSLMDKNVKDKSSFSKSVEIKDTSSVTDWELDLETSGKSKEVDKLNSLHLDLGMSSDSENEYIVDSHETKIQHLPAQRIQTATPPDNLDRYSNSSALARTTRTLLSQLQDDGSSSNDSSFAIKAKCTKVKDSEIKLDKSESEALSKARAKLSEKVAEARSQQKRIDVYSTAITTSDINLDSFAYLDESLMAGDDEFAADGKREARAADVLDDQLSRLLGEDSANSADSQPVSETLPLHKNEQ; the protein is encoded by the exons ATGTGGCCTATACTTCTTAATATGACACGCGACGAATGTCGACGGACGCTTAGAAGACTCG AATTAGAAGCCTACTCGAATATGATGACTGTGTTCAGAGCACAAGGGGAATTAGAAGACAACAGAAAAAAGTTGCTCGAGGAACTACGCGCCGTTTTACATATAAGCAGCGATCGCCACAATGCTGAAGCGCGTCGCGTCTCTAATGACGAGCTCTTAGCTACCATTGCAGAACA GTTGGCTGGTCCTAACACAGCTCTAGGATGGATCAGCGAGGGGCGCCGGCGCGTGCCGCTCATGCCGCGTGGCGTCGCGCAGACCATGTACACGGAGCTGGCGGATAGAGCCGCCGAGACAGCGGCCGCCGATaacaaagaaatcaaaaatagaATTGAGAGTGAAAAGCTAATCGCTCCAAAGACTAATGAAGAAGAAATGCTGGATGCCGAGGGCCAAACTGCTGAGGCTGCTCTCCATACAAATGAAGTTATGGATGAAATGTTGTATACCCCTGTAGCCATGGAAGATCACACTACAAAA ATTTGGGAAACAGAGTTGATTTGCCGCAAACGAAAATTACCTGAAAGTGGAGCTATACCAGACGAAGCACCACCACCACCAATCAAAAATATGAGAAACATACCTGTTAACACTAATCAAAAGCATCTCAATCTATCACAAGTGTATTCACGCTTCTCTCAGCCGGCAGCGA GTAAGGCGACCGGACACTCAAAACATTCTTACAATCAAGTGAGTAAAGTTTCAACTAGTAAATCGAGTCAGCCGCACGCACCGCGTGCCGCACCCAAGCCGCGCGCGCAAAAACAGAGCGCCCGAGCCGCGTCTAAAGCACAAAAGAAAAAGCAAGAGCCGCCGCCATCGCCCGACAAGCAGTATCCCGGGTCCGGGCAGCTCGACTACTCGGGCCCACCCGGCTCCTTCCAGGCCAGCTACGCGCAGTCAATACTGGGCGGCAAGACGACGGCCGACTACAGCGACGACATGATCCCCAAACCTTCGCCCGGCGTGGCGGCCGAGGCCCCGCCCGACGCGCAGGCCGCGCCCGCCGCCAAGCAGCTCGTCGCCAGAAAGCCTTGCCACCTTATTATCAAAAAGCGTGGTGACGTCGCAGCTGATAAAAAAGTACATATGTCCGATTTCAAAGTCATACAGAAGCCTTCGGACGAAATAAAACTCGTGACGAGTCGACCTTCCGTCGCATCTGCGAGCCCGATGCTGCGACCGGCCGGCCCGCCTGGCAAAATGGTAACCACCAAAGTCATCGGCTCCCTACCGAAACCTCGTACTTCCGTTCTGCCGCCGGAGAAAATGATCGTCGTATCTAAAGCGTCGATAGAAAACAGGTTGCCGAATTCAAAAATTGTAATCGCTTCCTCGGCGATAACCACACCGAGCAGAGACAGCCCGCAGATAGTTACGAGTGGCGCATCCAGTCGAAGCATTCAAACGTCGGAAGCCCTGACCCCGAAAGGTATACCGGCGACCGACCTTAAAGTATCTGCGAAGACTTTCGTTTTGAATCCGAAATCGGGCCAAAAGATGGTAGTGGTGCCGGCAAAAGCCAATAAAGAGGGCCAGCTCCCGCTCTTTCACTTCAAAGGAATACCCACTGGTGTGAAATTGGTAACTGTTAGCTCACAACTCAATACTCAAGTCACAAAGCCGACGGGTATAACTGGTGTATCGAAACCGACTATCGTGAACGCGATGCCTTCAAATGCAAAGATTGTCGGAGTGGAACCTATAAAAACAGCTAATATGGCGGATATCGTACCCGTGAAAGGTCTACCGACGGTCTCTTCTCCTAAAATCACTAACCCTATAGTGAGGCCTATGAACGCGAAAGGTAACCTTATAGTCGTACAGAAAGGCGCTACGCTGAGTAAGACGCTTACGTTCGCTAAAAATGGTAGTGACGTTTCTAAAATAATTATGGGCAAAAATGTGAATAAGCTGTTACAAACGTCGAAACCAGATCAAGTAGACGGGTGCAAGGCGGGAAATGTCATAGTTTTAGAGCTCAATAACGAGCAGACTGCCCGAACCACAACCATGTCCGAGATATTGGAGAGCAGAAACACTAACGCGCCGTGTGTCGCCGAGCAAGATACATCTTGTGCCGCGCGACGGATAACACAGGACACGCCGGTACTGTTCGAGGCACAGATAACTCCCGACACTTGCAACACCAGTAGCTTAGATTCCAGCACGAGTTTGCGAGAAATAGAGCATCTAGAAGAATCTAGTTTAAGCTTAATGGACAAAAATGTTAAGGATAAATCTAGCTTTAGTAAAAGCGTCGAAATAAAAGATACGTCGAGCGTCACCGATTGGGAGCTCGACTTGGAAACGTCCGGGAAAAGTAAAGAAGTTGATAAATTAAACTCATTACATTTAGATCTCGGCATGTCGAGCGATAGTGAAAATGAATACATCGTCGATAGCCATGAGACGAAGATCCAGCACTTGCCTGCTCAGAGGATACAGACTGCTACACCCCCTG aTAACCTGGACAGATATAGCAATTCAAGTGCTCTAGCTCGAACcacgaggacacttctcagtcaGCTACAAGACGACGGCTCGTCCAGTAACGATTCGTCGTTTGCCATCAAAGCAAAATGTACTAAAGTAAAGGATAGCGAGATAAAATTGGACAAATCGGAGTCGGAAGCGCTGTCCAAGGCCCGAGCGAAGTTGTCGGAGAAAGTGGCGGAGGCGCGGTCGCAACAGAAGCGGATAGACGTGTACAGCACGGCGATCACGACGTCCGACATCAATCTGGACTCGTTCGCGTATCTCGACGAGAGTCTGATGGCGGGCGACGACGAGTTTGCCGCGGACGGCAAGCGCGAGGCGCGGGCGGCGGACGTGTTGGACGACCAGCTGAGTCGACTGCTGGGCGAGGACTCGGCCAACTCCGCAGACTCGCAACCCGTAAGTGAAACTTTGCCTTTACACAAAAATGAGCAATAA
- the LOC123865327 gene encoding centromere protein I-like: protein MADVDEIIDYIKSLKKGFDKELFQSKVDELGYLVSTIGLDYTDFHTLFKVWLNLSIPIPKWVDLGACIVPQEKVKQKTVEYSLQWILANFDTTNNTTKTGFLLDWLTAAMDTDSIDMTALDIGYEVFYTLLTYEALTPYVMKLLYTLTKPADVTRKRVLELIDLAKKREGKKNMFRQIQVLLGLFKSYKPQCVPEAVPSISIHTAFRNINVQLLTQFKNSQSKRNSISKETAHLFWSNPFNSISQKKKADPLIPSMEFVNIGSQQYEDSLKKNYLDFSDPVSLLQYSSRHDTRRPARLRALLCNPTGLALLVAASDSEHAFLSYDLHRVLNHCFLEHSPYSYAEKQHFLHRLATCQATLLQGLPVVTLFLARYLPFWNEKDFFAEILQLMEWVNAEGAEHVKAIVSAAARAYHRAAPLPQRALLASLTRMYTNLVYASTRERHYFLSMRPSEAAFANTLALVASRISDMCNKGLQASPESMCVMYSVVRASVAMACVEARCGRAVGAVPRALTLALPLLAPSAAALDSLAALLLLYKKIFSGAKMRADRKDVQCLQQKQILQRFSIDFISCFYEQILSERKRGYIFSKLHPQILGKLTDLIPDADSKFSIRNHLAFAPYTYVKVLGLDSREAENKMWFNTVIQEEFDSLSQFVTRAMPEFQAT, encoded by the exons ATGGCAGATGTAGACGAAATAATAGACTATATTAAATCACTGAAGAAAGGTTTCGATAAAGAATTATTTCAAAGCAAGGTAGACGAATTGGGCTATCTCGTTAGTACCATAGGCTTAGACTACACGGACTTTCATACTTTATTTAAAGTATGGCTAAACTTGAGTATAC ctATACCAAAATGGGTAGACCTTGGTGCTTGCATAGTGCCACAAGAAAAAGTCAAACAAAAAACAGTGGAATACTCTTTACAATGGATCCTTGCAAATTTTGACACTACAAATAACACAACAAAAACTGGGTTTTTGCTTGATTGGCTTACAG CTGCTATGGACACTGATTCTATTGACATGACTGCTTTGGACATAGGATATGAAGTGTTTTACACATTGCTGACATACGAAGCACTG ACACCTTATGTTATGAAGCTTTTATACACCTTGACAAAACCAGCTGATGTTACTAGGAAAAGAGTTCTGGAATTAATAGATTTAGCCAAAAAAAGGGAGGGTAAaaag aaTATGTTTAGGCAGATCCAAGTCCTCCTTGGTCTGTTCAAATCGTACAAACCGCAGTGTGTGCCTGAGGCGGTGCCCTCAATATCTATACACACAGCGTTTAGAAACATTAATGTTCAATTACTTACACAGTTCAAAAATAGTCAG AGCAAAAGAAACAGTATAAGCAAAGAGACAGCACATCTTTTTTGGAGTAATCCCTTTAATTCg ATATCTCAAAAGAAGAAGGCTGACCCACTGATACCCAGTATGGAATTTGTAAATATTGGGTCGCAACAATATGAAGATTCCTTAAAGAAGAATTATTTAGATTTCTCTGa TCCGGTATCGCTGCTGCAGTACAGCAGCCGCCACGACACGCGGCGGCCGGCGCGCCTGCGTGCACTGCTGTGCAACCCCACCGGCCTGGCGCTGCTGGTCGCCGCCTCCGACTCCGAGCACGCCTTCCTCTCCTACGACCTGCATCGCGTTCTCAATCATT GTTTTCTAGAACATTCGCCGTATAGCTACGCGGAGAAGCAACACTTCTTGCACCGCCTCGCGACCTGCCAAGCCACCCTGTTGCAAGGGCTGCCCGTGGTCACCCTGTTCTTGGCACGTTATCTACCGTTTTGGAATGAGAAGGACTTCTTTGCTGAG ATTCTTCAGCTCATGGAATGGGTGAACGCGGAAGGCGCAGAGCACGTGAAGGCGATAGTGAGCGCCGCGGCGCGCGCCTACCACCGCGCGGCGCCGCTGCCGCAGCGCGCGCTGTTGGCCAGCCTCACCCGCATGTACACCAACCTT GTATACGCAAGTACGCGGGAACGGCATTATTTCCTTAGCATGCGTCCCTCAGAGGCCGCCTTCGCGAATACATTGGCATTGGTCGCGTCTCGTATAAGCGATATGTGTAACAAAGGACTGCAAGCTTCTCCTG AGAGCATGTGCGTGATGTACAGCGTGGTGCGCGCGAGCGTGGCAATGGCGTGCGTGGAGGCGCGCTGCGGGCGCGCGGTGGGTGCCGTGCCGCGCGCGCTGACGCTCGCGCTGCCGCTGCTGGCGCCGTCGGCAGCCGCGCTCGACAGCCTCGCTGCACTCTTGCTGCT GTACAAGAAAATATTCTCTGGTGCAAAAATGAGGGCTGATCGTAAAGATGTGCAGTGCCTTCAGCAGAAGCAGATTTTACAACGATTCTCGATAGATTTCATCAGCTGTTTCTACGAGCAGATCCTCAGCGAGCGCAAGAGGGGCTATATCTTCAGCAAACTGCACCCGCAGATCCTCGGCAAACTCACAGATTTAATACCCGATGCGGATTCCAAGTTCAGTATACGGAACCATTTGGCATTCGCGCCTTACACTTATGTAAAAGTACTAGGACTAGATTCTAGAGAAGCGGAGAATAAGATGTGGTTCAACACGGTTATACAGGAGGAGTTCGACAGTTTGAGCCAGTTCGTGACGCGAGCGATGCCAGAGTTTCAAGCAACGTAA
- the LOC123865482 gene encoding uncharacterized protein LOC123865482: protein MVRKYERMSGRQSWNEEEMAKAVAAVVSGKMGYKLAARTFHIPRSTLQRRASKVRYQQPDDPKPLMGHYRRVFTENQEKDLVGYIKSMEKYFMGVSRRDIRELAFQYAEDNNLNHPFDCNTRMAGEDWVRNFLKRNPELLHRSEKDYELEPVNFDQFYHFMCQS from the coding sequence ATGGTACGGAAATACGAAAGAATGAGTGGTCGTCAATCCTGGAATGAAGAAGAAATGGCCAAGGCAGTGGCAGCCGTGGTATCTGGTAAAATGGGCTACAAGCTAGCCGCCAGAACCTTTCATATACCTCGCTCCACCCTCCAAAGAAGAGCAAGTAAAGTTCGCTACCAACAGCCCGATGACCCGAAACCGCTCATGGGACATTACAGACGTGTCTTCACAGAGAATCAAGAGAAAGACTTAGTCGGTTATATTAAGAGTAtggaaaaatatttcatgggCGTGTCCAGGAGAGACATTAGGGAGCTCGCATTCCAGTACGCAGAGGATAATAATCTTAACCATCCTTTTGATTGCAACACGCGGATGGCCGGTGAAGATTGGGTGAGGAATTTCCTTAAAAGAAATCCAGAGCTGCTACATAGATCAGAAAAGGACTATGAACTAGAGCCGGTGAACTTTGACCAGTTCTATCACTTCATGTGCCAATCATGA